The proteins below are encoded in one region of Engystomops pustulosus chromosome 8, aEngPut4.maternal, whole genome shotgun sequence:
- the TRA2B gene encoding transformer-2 protein homolog beta — translation MSDSGEQNFGDRESRSASRSGSARRSGKSASHSPNRSPARSRSKEGSRRSRSKSRSRSESRSRSRRSSRRHYTRSRTRSRSHRRSRSRSYSRDYRRRHSHSHSPMSNRRRHVGNRANPDPNCCLGVFGLSLYTTERDLREVFSKYGPISDVSIVYDQQSRRSRGFSFVYFENVDDAKEAKERANGMELDGRRIRVDFSITKRPHTPTPGIYMGRPTYSGSSRRRDYYDRGYERGGYDDRDYYSRSSYRGGGGGGGGGGGGGGGGWRGGQDRDQFSRRRSPSPYYSRGGYRSRSRSRSYSPRRY, via the exons ATGAGCGACAGCGGGGAACAAAATTTTGGCGATCGG GAATCCCGATCTGCTTCAAGAAGTGGAAGTGCCCGACGTTCAGGCAAGTCTGCAAGTCACTCTCCTAATCGTTCCCCTGCACGCTCACGCTCTAAGGAGGGATCAAGACGTTCAAGATCCAAATCTAGGTCAAGATCTGAATCAAG ATCCAGATCAAGAAGGAGTTCTCGTCGTCATTATACAAGATCTCGTACCCGTTCAAGGTCTCATAGAAGATCTAGAAGCCGTTCATATAGCAGAGATTATCGACGACGTCACAGCCATAGCCACTCTCCTATGTCAAATCGCAGACGCCATGTTGGCAATAGA GCAAACCCTGATCCTAACTGTTGCTTGGGTGTATTTGGTCTAAGTCTTTATACCACAGAGCGTGACCTAAGAGAAGTGTTTTCAAAGTATGGTCCAATATCTGATGTTTCAATTGTGTATGATCAGCAATCAAGACGATCCAGAGGATTCTCATTTgtatattttgaaaatgttgatgaTGCAAAGGAG GCAAAAGAACGTGCCAATGGAATGGAGCTCGATGGAAGAAGGATAAGGGTTGATTTCTCCATAACTAAAAGGCCTCATACACCTACGCCAGGGATTTATATGGGCAGACCAACCTA TAGTGGGAGTTCTCGCAGAAGAGACTATTATGATCGAGGGTATGAAAGAGGTGGATATGACGACCGTGATTACTATAGTCGTTCTTCTTACag gggtggtggtggtggtggtggcggcggtggtggtggtggtggaggaggatggcGTGGTGGTCAGGACCGGGATCAGTTTTCTAG GAGACGGTCGCCTTCGCCATACTATAGCAGAGGGGGATACAGGTCTCGCTCTAGGTCTCGTTCTTACTCTCCAC gtCGTTATTAA